TTTCCTCGTATAAGGCTCGGTCAGCGGTTTTGCGAGTATTGGGAGCCTTTGAATACACTTAAGTTTTTCCAGCTACGTTTGAGGAGTCTCAATAAGATCGTACTGCCTTCCAGTTCAGTGTCCTCCATTGCTTCCCCTTGTCCCTAGCTTATTCTGAGCAAAGAAGGTAGGTTATACCGTTCTAGTTGTCGACTTTTACATCCATTCTTCCTAACCTAATAGACGTTGATCTCTACGAGCTTCCTAGCCACCTTGAAGTATTTTTCTGCCCTCTCCTTGTCCACCACGTGGAGTTCCACAGGGGCGTCAAACGGTAGGTTGTAGATGTCCATCGCCCTGAGCATTATATTCATCCTCAGTTCCTTGACCTCCCTGTCGCTCAGCTTCCTCTCAGAGACTACCAGGACGTCTATGTCGCTCAGCACTGTGACCCTCCCCTCAGCCACCCCGCCGAACACGTAGACCTTACACTCGGGGCACAAGTCCTTGGTGGCCCTCGCCACTTCCTCGGCGTACTCCCTCCACCTCCTTAAGTGCTCAAACTTGTACTTAACCCAGCTTGACGCGGTCCACCACCTCGTCCAGGAGGGCTATCAGCTTTTCAGCAAGCCCCAGCGACTCCTCGGCCTCCTTGACGTCGTACTCCACGTCCTCGTACCTAGAGCTTATGTAGGCGTCCTCTATCTTCAGCAAGTTGAGCCTGTTCTCCCTAGTGAACTCCGAGACCCTCAACGAGAGCTCTTTGTACCCATTCTCGTCCAACAGCTTAGCTAAGTAGCTCAACAGCTCCCTTACACCATGGCCAGTGTACTCCTTACCGAAGAGCTCGAGTATTACCCCCTTGACGTACAGTTGGATAGTCTGTTCTACGTGAAACAACGCGACGTCGTAATACCCCTTGGCTAGGTCCTCATTGGCGTCGTCTAAGAACCTCCTGGCCCTCCTCTTCAGCCTTTCAACCCTCAGTCCGCTCATCACCCTAGATACCCATCTCACGAATATAACGGTTTCCTTCATCGATCTCTGCATTTCGACTTTTCACTAAAAATTCGTGGTCACGGACGTAGATGTCTAGACTTAACCACTAAGAAGATCCAGTAGGAAAAGGTCATGTCTCTAGTCGCTATAAGAAAGTATTCCAAGCTCCAACGAGGTTAGCCTGCGGAAGTGTTGAGTTTGAGGCAGAAGATGGTCGTCGATATCTTCACTGGTTTCACCATGCCTGAGACTATAACGTGAGCTAAACCTTGAGCCAACTTTTTACTCGTTTAAACATGGTAAAGACCATGACCACACATAACGAGGCTTACGAGAGCCTCTTAAAGGAGAAGAGTGAAGGGAAGAGCTTTTCCGACGTTATGCTTAGGCTGATAAGGGGGAGAGTGAGGAAGTCCTAGCCGGGGCTTGGGCAAAGGTATATAGCTGGTTCGTGGTCAAGAAGCATTCCATACCTTTCTCAGCGACAATACCGACCATGTTGAGGTACGGGATCTTGACGATAAATCCGAATATGTGGCGTACAACTCCACCATAGTGTTCAGCAACTTCAACGAGTTCAACGCAAAGTCGAACTTCACTTCTGAGTTCTACGCCCTCACGCACTATAACGCAATGGGCGTTTCCTACAACATCATAGGCGGATTGAACTACTTCATTTCAATCCCTTTCGGGATGCA
The Candidatus Aramenus sp. CH1 genome window above contains:
- a CDS encoding nucleotidyltransferase domain-containing protein, giving the protein MARATKDLCPECKVYVFGGVAEGRVTVLSDIDVLVVSERKLSDREVKELRMNIMLRAMDIYNLPFDAPVELHVVDKERAEKYFKVARKLVEINVY
- a CDS encoding HEPN domain-containing protein, producing MKETVIFVRWVSRVMSGLRVERLKRRARRFLDDANEDLAKGYYDVALFHVEQTIQLYVKGVILELFGKEYTGHGVRELLSYLAKLLDENGYKELSLRVSEFTRENRLNLLKIEDAYISSRYEDVEYDVKEAEESLGLAEKLIALLDEVVDRVKLG
- a CDS encoding antitoxin VapB family protein, producing the protein MTTHNEAYESLLKEKSEGKSFSDVMLRLIRGRVRKS